A window of the Scleropages formosus chromosome 5, fSclFor1.1, whole genome shotgun sequence genome harbors these coding sequences:
- the LOC108930858 gene encoding glycine receptor subunit beta: MRVLKVSVALFLFSLLIPEVSAKEKSAKKGKKKGKQVYCPSQLSSEDLARVPANSTSNILNRLLVSYDPRIRPNFKGIPVEDKVNIFINSFGSIQETTMDYRVNIFLRQRWNDPRLRLPSDFKSDALTVDPKMFKCLWKPDLFFANEKSANFHDVTQENILLFIFRNGDVLISMRLSVTLSCPLDLTLFPMDTQRCKMQLESFGYTTDDLKFSWQSGDPVQMDEIALPQFDIKQEDIAYGNCTKYYKGTGYYTCVEVIFTLRRQVGFYMMGVYAPTLLIVVLSWLSFWINPDASAARVPLGILSVLSLSSECTSLASELPKVSYVKAIDIWLIACLLFGFASLVEYAVVQVMLNNPKMIEAEKARMASREKAVGNAQAKSNTVNGTGGTPMHVSTLQVSETRCKKVCTSKSDLRSNDFSIVGSLPRDFELSNFDCYGKPIEVGGGLGKSQAKAHKKPPPPKPVIPTAAKRIDLYARALFPFSFLFFNVIYWSIYL, translated from the exons ATGCGTGTGTTAAAAGTGAGCgtcgctctctttctcttctccCTGCTAATACCTGAAGTGTCTGCAAAAGAAAAGTCTGCAAAGAAGGGCAAGAAGAAGGGCAAACAAGTATACTGTCCCTC GCAGTTGTCTTCAGAAGACCTTGCTCGAGTCCCAGCAAACTCCACAAGTAACATCTTAAACAGGTTGCTGGTCAGCTACGACCCAAGAATTCGACCAAACTTCAAAG GCATTCCAGTGGAAGATAAAGTGAACATCTTCATCAACAGCTTTGGCTCAATCCAGGAGACCACTATG GATTACAGAGTGAACATCTTTCTGAGACAGCGTTGGAATGACCCTCGGCTCAGACTCCCCTCTGATTTCAAGTCTGATGCCCTCACCGTAGACCCAAAGATGTTCAAATGCCTTTGGAAACCCGACTTGTTTTTCGCCAATGAGAAAAGTGCCAATTTTCACGATGTCACCCAGGAAAACATCTTGCTGTTCATTTTCCGCAATGGTGATGTGCTTATTAGCATGAG GTTGTCTGTCACACTTTCCTGTCCTCTGGATCTGACTCTGTTTCCCATGGATACTCAACGATGCAAGATGCAACTGGAAAGTT TTGGTTACACTACAGATGACCTAAAGTTCAGTTGGCAGTCTGGAGATCCCGTACAAATGGATGAGATTGCTCTGCCTCAGTTTGACATTAAACAAGAAGACATTGCATATGGAAATTGTACAAAGTACTACAAGGGAACTG GTTATTACACCTGTGTGGAGGTGATCTTCACCTTGAGGCGCCAGGTTGGGTTTTACATGATGGGTGTCTATGCTCCCACACTTCTGATTGTGGTTCTCTCCTGGCTCTCCTTCTGGATCAACCCGGATGCAAGTGCAGCCAGAGTCCCGCTGG GTATTCTGTCGGTGCTGTCGCTGTCTTCAGAGTGTACCTCTCTGGCCTCGGAGCTCCCCAAAGTGTCATATGTCAAAGCCATCGACATCTGGCTAATTGCCTGCCTGCTGTTTGGCTTTGCCTCCTTGGTGGAGTATGCAGTGGTCCAGGTAATGCTCAACAATCCCAAGATGATTGAGGCGGAGAAGGCCAGAATGGCGAGCAGAGAGAAGGCAGTGGGAAACGCTCAGGCAAAGAGTAACACAGTCAATGGGACTGGAGGAACCCCGATGCACGTCAGCACCCTCCAG GTGTCAGAAACAAGGTGCAAAAAGGTGTGCACCTCCAAGTCCGACCTGCGGTCCAATGACTTCAGCATTGTGGGATCGCTGCCACGAGATTTCGAGCTGTCAAACTTTGACTGCTACGGGAAACCCATTGAGGTCGGGGGTGGTCTGGGGAAGTCCCAGGCCAAGGCCCACAAGAAACCGCCACCGCCCAAGCCCGTGATACCAACAGCAGCCAAGCGGATAGATTTGTATGCCAGAGCCCTCTTtcccttctctttccttttctttaatgtCATATACTGGTCCATATATTTGTGA